A window of Chelmon rostratus isolate fCheRos1 chromosome 18, fCheRos1.pri, whole genome shotgun sequence genomic DNA:
CTGTTCTATAGTGCTGATACTGCAGAAATGGCCTGGTATACTCTGGCAAAAGCTGAATGTGGGCCCGCTGAAAAGCAGTTATGCAATCCGCCTTTTAACGATAAATGGCCTGGGGTTGTCCTGAGGGGGGAATACTTTGTAGGTCACcagttagtgttttttttatttgtgcgtatgtgtgtgcaaagGGAGTggttaaataaaactgaaggaATGGGTGCTTACTTGGCCCGAGGCTAATAGAGAAGGCCGCCACATACACCAGCAAGCTGATCAATGATGCCAGCTTCAGCGAAGAAGACACTTCTAAAAAAGTCTTTTCTCCTCCCGGCTCCCCAATCCCATCATCCTCTCTGTTAGTCACCAGTGCCTCCTTACTGTTCCACTGGCTGGGGAGGCCAGTAGAAAAAATGGCACTGTTGTCAACATCTATCGTGGTTCTGTTTAAATCCcacggcgtgtgtgtgtggtttagtATCGTCTGACTTTTACACAGGCTGGTGAGGTGAGTGTGGCTTTGCAGCGTCAATGCGCCGAGTGCAACGAGCGACATTCCCATGGCGACGGCGCCCACGCACAGAAAGCTCTTGGGTCCCACGCGGTCGACCAACAGCACGGCAGGGATGGTGCCGACGACTTTGACCACTCCGAACCCTGTGGAGGCCAAGGTTGCCGCGGCGTCACTGTTGAAGCCTACACTGCGGAGAAGTGGCGAGGCGTAGGAGAGGATGTTGGGCTGGCCAGTCGCCTGCTGAAGGAAGACTAAGGCCACACCTGTTAGCAGCCGCGAACGCAAGTTAGCCTTGGCGCTGAACAACTCCCAGAAACTATGCTCTGATTCCTCTTTCAGTCCTGACTGGATGTCTCTGAGCTCCATTTCCACATGCTCCCCAACTCCACCTCTCATTCTGACCAGCACTATCCTGGCCTGCTCCACTTTGCCCTGTGCAACCAGGAAGCGTGGGCTGGGTGGGAGGAACAGGAGGACGCTGATCTGCAGCAGTGCCGGGGGGATTACTAGTCCAAATGTATACGCCCAGCCGTGGGGCAGAGTGGCAAAGGCGTAGCTACAGCTGAATCCAAGCATTACACCCACAACCAACATCAGCTCGTACAGCGTCACCAACAGACCCCTCCTTTCCCTCGGTGAAATCTCCGCTATGTACAGACATGCTCCTGTCCCAGACAGCGCCGTTCCCATGCCGACTACCACCCGGCCCAGCGTGAGTGCAATAAGCGAGGTGATGGCGATGAGCACGACGCTCCCGCCGACCACCATGGCGGCGCTCAGGAGCAAAGAGCAGCGGCGGCCGTAGCGGTCCAGAATGGGACCTCCGGCCAGGCAGATGAGGAGAGCGCCGAGCAGGTGGGAGCTGACCAGCAGTTCCTGTTGCcggcaggagagggagaggaggccccgcagctgcagcaggactcCCGAGGTCAGGCCCATCTCATAGCCCAGCATCAGGCCGCTGAGAGAGGCCGCCACGGCCGCTACTACCACCAGCCAGCTGCAGCCTGGAGagggatacacacacagaacagactgTAAGACAACAGCTACCCAGCAAAAGGCCTGGTCCCACCGTCCATCCTCAAACACTAATTTTGTGTTAAAATACAGGCTATGATTACAGTTTCAAGGAGCACAACTTAAGGTACATATTAAACCAAAaagttaaaattaaattaaattggTTACACAACTGACTGAGCCGCTGGTTACATGATTTCACAAAGTGCTGATCGTGCAGGTGATGCTAGTTAAAGATCATACGGTTCAGGGCTCAGGGTGGACAGCTACTGTATTTCTGCTTGTCACATAACAGActaatactttattttttaccttGTCTAATGTAAGTCGAGGGATTTCATTTTAGTCTCAGGTGATTAAAGGtacttttaaatgtaatgttttctaACATTACAGCCTGGTGAGCTTTGTTAATGTATTTCCTTCCATGTTAACACATTTGTCATGCTtattttttaaggtttttgaAACCTGTATAGTTTATAACGGCTGGTCTTAATATCCAAAACAGTGTGACGCTGAGGGATAGGGTTATTCTCCCTTCATTGGCAGACTTTCAGGCAGGCCTAAAAACTACCAGCTAATGATTTCAATTCTGAGTAAGAGCAGTGAGCTGTTAAAGGGTAGCCTCAGCGGGGTTATTATGTAGCTGACCCCACACTGTGACCTCTCTGGTTATCACAAGACAACCATTTGTTCCTTCTGGTCAACCAACAAATTCTCTGTTCTTGTTAATAGCTAGTCAAGTTCTGAAGCAGTGGAGGGTTATACATGCAAAATATAAATACTTTATGGTATTGGGCCCATCCCATGTCATAGTGCAGAAAATTGTACCGATAACATTGGATCACTGTAAcacataaagagagaaaaaaaaacaacatattttaaagAACTGTGTGCCATAGCTTCTGGCAGGACcacagcttttctctctgtaggTTTCCCCCAGTCATGAAGCTGCCTTAACAGTGCTGACTGTGCAGAATTAGAGGTCAGAAGTTCACAAGAAGAATGCTGAAGCAATCGTGTAagctattgtgtgtgtgtgtgtaatctgcatgtgtgcatgtgagaggaGCTGAAGCCTACATGCGTTGTCTTGAATGTATCACAGTAAGCTAACATGCATTATCATTACAACCAGACAGATAGGAAGGGAGCACAGGGAAAACTGATGAGCTTAGCATGTAGACATTGACACtgttttcatatatatttttcaaacGAATGAACTGAAAGAGGTTTATGATATTCGTATGGGAAGTCATAAAGTCCGTCAGTATTGATCCTTGTAATTGGTTTGCTACGCTGCTGAAGTATTGCCATTGACAGCT
This region includes:
- the slc2a12 gene encoding solute carrier family 2, facilitated glucose transporter member 12 encodes the protein MEPNSETKKMTSYLPANPSPEAQKLASPRGPGCSWLVVVAAVAASLSGLMLGYEMGLTSGVLLQLRGLLSLSCRQQELLVSSHLLGALLICLAGGPILDRYGRRCSLLLSAAMVVGGSVVLIAITSLIALTLGRVVVGMGTALSGTGACLYIAEISPRERRGLLVTLYELMLVVGVMLGFSCSYAFATLPHGWAYTFGLVIPPALLQISVLLFLPPSPRFLVAQGKVEQARIVLVRMRGGVGEHVEMELRDIQSGLKEESEHSFWELFSAKANLRSRLLTGVALVFLQQATGQPNILSYASPLLRSVGFNSDAAATLASTGFGVVKVVGTIPAVLLVDRVGPKSFLCVGAVAMGMSLVALGALTLQSHTHLTSLCKSQTILNHTHTPWDLNRTTIDVDNSAIFSTGLPSQWNSKEALVTNREDDGIGEPGGEKTFLEVSSSLKLASLISLLVYVAAFSISLGPMVYVVLSEIFPMGVRGRAVSVVSAVNWATNLLISMTFLTFTEKIGVPNVMFLYAAMSFVLLVFVILCVPETKGRTLEEISKELAKKKHFEVRICRQVQPQESLISSSTSTEIPVNV